In Desulfofustis limnaeus, the genomic stretch GGCAAGCTCATATCCCCGATCTCATCAAGAAACAAGGTACCTTGATGGGCCAGCTCGAAACGGCCTTTACGGCGTTGCATGGCGCCGGTGAACGCTCCGGCTTCGTGTCCGAACAACTCGCTTTCCAGCAGGTTCTCGTGTAATGCCGCACAATTGAGTTTGATGAATGGGAAATCCTGACGGGAGCTGTTCTGGTGCAGGGCGTTGGCCACCAACTCCTTGCCGGTTCCGGACTCGCCGGTGATGAGCACGGTGGCATCGGAAGGGGCGACCATCGCCAGAGTTTCAAACATGTCCTGCATGGCCTGGCTCTTGCCGATGATATTGTGAAATCCGAACCGCTCACCGAGTCGCCCTTTCAGGTTCCGGTTTTCTTCTCGAAGCACCGTGATATTGAGAGCCCGCTCGATGAGGAGCTGCAATTCGTCGATGTCAACCGGCTTGGCTATATAGTCGAAGGCCCCTTTCTTCATTGCTTCCACGGCGCTGTCCACCGACGAGAAGGCGGTCAGCATGATCACCGGAGTCTCGCAGCCGCTGTGGAGCAGGGCAGAGAGCGTGGCAAGCCCGTCGAGACGCTCCATTTTCATGTCGAGTAGGATCAGGTCCACTTGGTGCTTGGCGAGAAAGGGAAGCACCTGGTCACCATCAGCCACCTCCGCGATCCGATACCCGTTTGCGACGAGGTTAGCCTTGAGCATAGTGCGATGGGCGGCATCATCGTCCACCACCAGGATGAGCGGCAGCTTGTCGTCTTCCTTGTTCATGGATATCACCCCTGTTTCGGGAGGTTGATGGTGATGGTGGTGCCACGGCCGGAAGCGGTTTCGACGTCGATACTACCTCCGTGCTGCTCGACGATTTGATGGCTGACGGCAAGTCCCAGACCGGTACCGGTCTTCTTCGTGGTAAAGAACGGATCGAACATTCGTTCCCGATCCTGTTCGCTCATGCCGCAGCCGGTGTCGCTGACACGTATCCTGACTTGGCCGGTGTCCTCTTGGACAGAGAGGGTTATGGTGCCACCGCCGGCCATGGCGTCGATGCTGTTTTTCAGCAGGTTCATCAACACCTGCTGGAGCAGTTCGGGGTCGGCTTCGACTATGACCTGAGAGGCGCCGGCCACGCGGACCGCCACTCCTTGTTGGGTGAAGTCGCTTGTCATGAGGGCCAGTGTCCTCTCGAACAGCTCATCGAGTGAGACCGGTATGAGGTGGGGAGCACGGGGCCGGGCAAACTGCAACAGCCCCGAGACGGTCTTGTTGAGGCGATCGACCTCACTGATCATGAGATCCGCATAAGCTTGCCCCTCGTCGTTCATTACCGTCAGATTTCTGAAATAATGGGCGAATCCTTTGAGAGTTCCGAGTGGATTACGGATCTCGTGAGCGATTCCCGCCGCCATTTTCCCCAGGGCGGCCATGCGTCTGGAGCGTTCCAACTGCCGTTCCATATCCTTTATCAGCGTCATGTCCCTGACCACCAGGACCGAACCGATCTCATCACCCTCGATATTTTGCAAGGATGAGCCCCGTAGTTCGAGGGGGCGGTGCCGACCGTCGGATGTTTCACACTCGATCGATCGGTCAAACTCGGCCAGCCTGATCTGCCTGGCGTCAAACGGACAATCGGGGAAGAGCTCTTGCACGGTTGCTCCGCGAAGTTCCGGAGCGGGGCGGCCGATGATTTCTTCGGTATTATGGTTGCACGATACGACCCGGTTAGCCTTGTCGAGGGTAATGATTCCCAAGGGAATGCTTTCAACGATATTGTTGGTATAGAGCTTCATGTTCGCCAGGGTCTTGCGAGCTACCCGCATACCCTGAGACATGAAGAGAAGGTACAGTCCGGCGCCGCCCACCAGAAAGAGGATCGCGCCCATGAACAGGGCGTGCCGAACGTCCTGTTTCCTGGCCTCGTCGAACTCGGCGGTGTACAGGCCGACGATAATGAACGTGTCGGTAAAGAGATCACGGACTCCACCCATATGCATTCGATGTCCAGGCATCACCGATCGGGACCGGTCGGCAGGATGGTTATCCAGTTTCCTGGTAACGGTAAAAATGCCGTTTTCTTTATCGAGAGATGATCGTGGCACGGCGGTTTCGGACATTGCCCCGATTTCGCTGAGCACGGTTAGGTCCGGTACGTGCTCGGTCTGAGCGATGATCGTTCCATCATGGTCAAAGAGTACAATATAGGCAATGTTGTTTTCCCGACTGCTTTCGGCGAGAAGGGTCTGCAGCGGCTCCTCTCCGGTCATGTGGTGCATCGCTGTCGTTCGCAAGGCTGCGCGTACCGCCCGGATAACGGTATCTCCTTTTTGCAGCAGGAATCGTTCCTTGAACTGCTCGGCCCGGTTAATATTCTGCAGGGTCGAAAGGGCGAGGACACCGGCCAGCAGGATAGAAGCAATCAACAGCCCGAGAGCCGTCATGGACGGCCGGAACGGGATGGTGGATAAAAAAAAGCTGCTTTTCGGAGAACTCCCTTCGCGCATGGCTGGTTTCTCTCAATGCGGGCAGTATGAATCCATACGTATCTCTCTGCCTTGCGTGCTTGGGCAAAGTAATCTTACAGTAGACATCGTGGGTGTATCTGTTAAGGGTCGAAAGGACGTGGAAGATGCCCGTGGGGACGACCTGTCAGCGCCTCCCATGTTGGGTTCAGCCAACTCAAGGTGCGTGTCTGCGACCGGGGAGGGTGCTAATAGCGCTAAAGCGTACGGATAATCAGGATTGTTCAAAATTTTTGGTGTTGGCCCGTTTTGTTGCAAGAAAAAGGGGCAGTGAGGTCCGGAGTACTCGAACCATGGTGGGCCGATGCGCATCGACCCACCATGCCGGGGTGCTGGTTAACGGTATTGAGCTGCTGTGTCCTGCAAAGTGGATTGCAGGTCGGTCAGCTTTTTCTCGATTGCTTTCAGCTGTTCACTCGTCGTATCGGGATTCCTTCTGGCCTCCTGATAGGCGAAATAGGTGTCATTGAGTTCTTTTCGTAGTTCAACGGTATCATTGAGGAATTTTTGATGGGTTTGGTTGGTCCAGGTCCCATTGCCGAGCGCGGCGCCGGGGCAATTGTCAAAACCGCCAGTACCTCCCATCATGCCCGGGCCCATCATCCCCGGGTTCATCATGTGGCCACCACCCATCATGTGTCCGCCGTAGCCGCCGTTCCAGCCGTTGTTGTGTGCGAAGGCGATACCGGTTGCCAATCCGACCAGTAGAATCGATGCGATAAGTACTTTTTTCATGTCATAGCTCCTTGGGTTTTCTTTTCTCAGCCAGTTTGGCTGTTTGTTTCGAGTGATTCCTGGTGAACCCGCTCGATCTGTCTTTTGATCTTGAATTAGCAGGTTGTGTGCCATACTGAGAAAATATTTTAGAGCTAGTTTTAACCGTCTGAAATACAAAGAAATGATTTGAATCTCAAAAGGCAGCGGTACAACGCTGGGCTCCAGAGGTGTCTTGATTTTAGGCGGTCGGGGGAGCGCGCGCCGCGCGACTGTGTACCGTTTTTAGGCAGTCTGTGTTGATTACGGCGGCCAGTAAACGTCGGCTCGCACGGTTATTGATAGCTGCGAAACCAAACATGAGAGAATGGGGATGAGTCTCTGCTTCCATCAATCTGCCGTAAAAGATCGTCCGCAAGCGGTGCCGATAGAAATTTCTGGGCACTTTTGGTAGAGTCTGCCAATGAAACTAATATATCCTTCGTGTCTGCAAAGGCAGTCGGTAACGCTCATTCGCGCGTTATTATACAGCGTTCTGTCGCTGCTCTTTCTGCTCTTCTACACCGAGATAGCCCATCGTTTCGGGGGCCTTCCCTCTCTTCTGCCAGCTTGGGAGCGCGAGATCCCGCTGCTGCTCTACCTGTTTTTCTACATGATCCTGATAACCAAGCCATCACGCTGGCAACCGGTTATCGCCGCCCTGCCGGTCGTTTTCATGTATGCGATCTTCGATATCTACCACGTGCTGTTCGGCAGGCTGCTGCGGGTGATCGAAGTCAGTGAGCTGCCGGAGATGGTTATTGTCCTCTCCTGGCCGTCCAAGATCCTGCTGGTACTGTCTGTCGGCCTGCTGGGGCTGATCATGGTACGGCAAGTGGCGTGGCGTCGCCCGCGGCCGCTGATCTGGGGTATGATACCGTTATTGGCACTGGCCGTGGCCGTGGAGTTTTTCCCCGAAAGATTCATGGCCGGTTTCGAACGGATCAAAAAACCGATCCATTGGATGTCAGATTCTGAACAGGCGAGGAGGAACGGCCGTATCAACATCGCCTTGTACAATGAAGCGCGTCGGGTCAGCGGCCTGAAAAGGACGATCGGCTACCGTGACAATCCCCACTACCTGACCATGTTTGCAGCCGCAGTCCATACCTTGCAGGGAATGGAAGTTCACCGTAACGTCCACCTCATCGTGCTGGAAAGTTTTCTCGATCCGACGTTGCTGGCCGGGGTTACCTTCTCCCGCAACCCCCTCCATCCTGACTTCCAAGAGCTTTTTCAGGAACGGGGTGGGTTTTCCCGGTCGCCTGTTTTCGGGGGGGCAACGGCGCAGGCGGAGTTTGAGGTGCTGTGCGGCGTTCCTGCACTCCGGGAATTGTCCGGCATTGAGTTCGATGTCTTTACCGGTACGCGAACTCTCTGCCTGCCCAACATTCTCAGCGAGACGGGCTACCAGACCATCGCCACCAACGCCTTTTACCCAGATTTTTTCAATGCCACCAAGGCTTACCGAGGCCTCGGCTTTGCCAGTATCAATTTTCCCCGCGAATTCGCCCCGGTGGGCGGGTCCTATTTCGCGACTGGCGATACGAGCGGGGAGAGTTTCCTGTATGACGGTGCCCTGTTCTCCCAGAATCTCGACCATGTCCGCACCTGGATGAAGGAACATCCAGGTGTGCCTCTGTTCAACTACGTAATGACCATCTACGGTCATACCCCCCATCTGATCAACCACGACAAACGACCGCTGATGGTTGAGCTATCCTGCAGCGGTACGTGCCGCGACCGCCAGCTGGAACGATCGGTCAACCAGTTCTACTACCGGACCGGGGAGATCGCCGCCTACGCCAGGGAATTGATCAGCATAGACCCGCAGAGCATCATCATCTTCGTGAGCGATCATTTGCCGTCGCTGACGTACGGTCCGATTACCTACCGGGACCTCGGCTATCTCGGCAATGAAGAAGGGGCGACCACCCTCAACCGCCTGTATGTCATCGAAAACGGTCGGCCGATCCGCCTTGAAACCATTCACCATTACGATATCCCAGGTATTATCCTCAGTTACTTGACCGAAAACCGGGTCAATCACGCCCTAACAAGTAGTCGTGACCTGCACCAGACGAGGAATAGCGCTGCGCTGCGCATTCAGTATCTGACGATAATGGCCCATGCGATGCATGGTCAACCGCTTGGTTCATGGTTGGGCGGCCGCACCGCTCAAGCCCGCTGACCGGCGCACTCATCGCTCTTTATCCCGGTCTTCGGATTGCGCCACAACGGGATCTTCAGATCGATCGAGCCAGGTGCGGTAGTTGTTCTAAAAATGGTGCCGTATGAAACGGGCGATCAACGTCTGGAATAGTGGCCGCCTCGACACACCCAGGGAACCCGCACAACGCTGTTGGGACCGCACGAGACAAGCAGTGATGGTGCTATCAATCCTCCGTGTTCTCTTGCTTGCGGTTCCAGAACTTCCTAACCTCTGATCGATAGCTTTATGCAACATGATTAACGTTGACAGGCGGGAAAATCTACCATAGTCTGGTAAGACCAGATGCTGGTCATGCCAAAATGATATAGTACTTTTCACAAATAACCTATCACTCTGGTATACTATCTGTGGAGCTGAAAGAGAAAAGAGTGCAGACGATACCACATGGAGGAGACGACCATGGCTAGAATGAAATCGGTTGAGGCGCTTGTGAAGGCCATGAAAAAAGAAGGAATTTCATGCGTTTTCGGCGTACCTGGCGCTGCCATCAACCCTCTCTATGCAGCATTGAAAGAAGATGGCTCCATTCGTCATATTCTGGCCCGCCATGTTGAAGGGGCCTCGCATATGGCTGAAGGATATACCCGCGCTGCGGCAGGCAACATCGGGGTGTGTCTTGGTACGTCAGGCCCCGGGGGGACCGATATGATAACCGGGCTTTACTCCGCATCTGCTGATTCAATCCCGATCCTCTGTATAACCGGGCAGGCACCAAGGGACAAACTGGACAAAGAGGATTTTCAGGCCGTTGATATCGCCGCAATTGCCAGGCCATTG encodes the following:
- a CDS encoding sigma-54-dependent transcriptional regulator, which translates into the protein MNKEDDKLPLILVVDDDAAHRTMLKANLVANGYRIAEVADGDQVLPFLAKHQVDLILLDMKMERLDGLATLSALLHSGCETPVIMLTAFSSVDSAVEAMKKGAFDYIAKPVDIDELQLLIERALNITVLREENRNLKGRLGERFGFHNIIGKSQAMQDMFETLAMVAPSDATVLITGESGTGKELVANALHQNSSRQDFPFIKLNCAALHENLLESELFGHEAGAFTGAMQRRKGRFELAHQGTLFLDEIGDMSLPTQAKILRVLQEGEFERLGGTDTIQVDVRLLAATHKDLGEMIKAGTFRQDLFFRLSVVPVHLPPLRERSIDVPELANHFLRQYAQKNRKDIKGFHQEALHLLMAHDWPGNIRELENTIERAVILCLGEQITPHDLPPQLLSDDVRNRPNQSKKGLTLRDMEREVIRMTLEKTGNNRSQAAKLLGVARQTLLNKIKEYGL
- a CDS encoding two-component system sensor histidine kinase NtrB, translating into MREGSSPKSSFFLSTIPFRPSMTALGLLIASILLAGVLALSTLQNINRAEQFKERFLLQKGDTVIRAVRAALRTTAMHHMTGEEPLQTLLAESSRENNIAYIVLFDHDGTIIAQTEHVPDLTVLSEIGAMSETAVPRSSLDKENGIFTVTRKLDNHPADRSRSVMPGHRMHMGGVRDLFTDTFIIVGLYTAEFDEARKQDVRHALFMGAILFLVGGAGLYLLFMSQGMRVARKTLANMKLYTNNIVESIPLGIITLDKANRVVSCNHNTEEIIGRPAPELRGATVQELFPDCPFDARQIRLAEFDRSIECETSDGRHRPLELRGSSLQNIEGDEIGSVLVVRDMTLIKDMERQLERSRRMAALGKMAAGIAHEIRNPLGTLKGFAHYFRNLTVMNDEGQAYADLMISEVDRLNKTVSGLLQFARPRAPHLIPVSLDELFERTLALMTSDFTQQGVAVRVAGASQVIVEADPELLQQVLMNLLKNSIDAMAGGGTITLSVQEDTGQVRIRVSDTGCGMSEQDRERMFDPFFTTKKTGTGLGLAVSHQIVEQHGGSIDVETASGRGTTITINLPKQG
- a CDS encoding sulfatase-like hydrolase/transferase → MKLIYPSCLQRQSVTLIRALLYSVLSLLFLLFYTEIAHRFGGLPSLLPAWEREIPLLLYLFFYMILITKPSRWQPVIAALPVVFMYAIFDIYHVLFGRLLRVIEVSELPEMVIVLSWPSKILLVLSVGLLGLIMVRQVAWRRPRPLIWGMIPLLALAVAVEFFPERFMAGFERIKKPIHWMSDSEQARRNGRINIALYNEARRVSGLKRTIGYRDNPHYLTMFAAAVHTLQGMEVHRNVHLIVLESFLDPTLLAGVTFSRNPLHPDFQELFQERGGFSRSPVFGGATAQAEFEVLCGVPALRELSGIEFDVFTGTRTLCLPNILSETGYQTIATNAFYPDFFNATKAYRGLGFASINFPREFAPVGGSYFATGDTSGESFLYDGALFSQNLDHVRTWMKEHPGVPLFNYVMTIYGHTPHLINHDKRPLMVELSCSGTCRDRQLERSVNQFYYRTGEIAAYARELISIDPQSIIIFVSDHLPSLTYGPITYRDLGYLGNEEGATTLNRLYVIENGRPIRLETIHHYDIPGIILSYLTENRVNHALTSSRDLHQTRNSAALRIQYLTIMAHAMHGQPLGSWLGGRTAQAR